The following coding sequences lie in one Ancylothrix sp. D3o genomic window:
- a CDS encoding DUF1993 domain-containing protein, translating to MLKILSLAEVKRIDLGQSLYIELPGNAYVNEFLIPNFYFHLVTAYDILRMAGVPIGKRDYMMHLVPLIRKDEA from the coding sequence ATGCTGAAGATTCTCTCGTTAGCTGAGGTGAAGCGCATTGACTTGGGTCAGAGCCTCTACATTGAGTTGCCTGGTAATGCCTATGTGAATGAATTCCTAATTCCAAACTTTTACTTCCATCTGGTCACGGCTTACGATATTCTACGCATGGCTGGTGTACCAATTGGAAAACGAGATTACATGATGCACTTGGTGCCATTAATCAGAAAGGATGAAGCCTAA